The proteins below come from a single Kitasatospora sp. NBC_00315 genomic window:
- a CDS encoding helix-turn-helix transcriptional regulator, whose amino-acid sequence MSDDLFAAIDALLERPRPADDLPVPAERERLRKAAEYTQEDLAKALKTRRETIVRWEAGTTDPRPPKREVYIAFLATLALQHGTVEPTEWLHRAQAAGLVRAARKAAPLPDTAEAPAPADTTRETPAPVAVAAPAAPVSKTATAPVSEPPAPTAQLVMLDQNPDGSLLMAAPAPCVQCGQPSVYRAQGHPMHLGGFCRPAAAPAAMQPAPVAVPAAPAAAPAAAVGAPVAAPRRTAPATGPAAAPRRTASSRPVVSSRARKAPAKTAAAAEGPSDWEAAAAARFPAGPLAVLDVAPDGKSFVAYLADGTQAPTAPAGRTLAAVVEWALEQRFGSPRLHRHGKDGDALVVLTDAALAELGLPPLGRDEKTEFVQRLGRLPKTHKAVKQIEKAGWLLTQRGLGPWARIYRTPEDGRRQCVQLSIPAWGALASGGWTIPDDLGAADLARLLGTYAIRVLTPRGSTAVSGLELVTALRPPTRAVRTDTGWTSGRVEGSRPKDGFDPAPPEVPDVHPLAQDREEGGELVTEAWDWHREPTDAEKAAPFAVGLDVNMAFLAAAGRLVLPLSGPVHELNPAFDPKTPGSWLVDLSGVETNPLLPSPFTADGSRPTGPAWYSTAKVAYAMELGAKVQPTEGWLRHESGPYLDPWHKRLRQAYVDTMAALGVPLTLADTDPLAFLDAMAAIKQGDPAEVAVLTAIKQTAKGTIGKMRERPRGHGYKPGERWAALDRPTWDPLMRALVIDTATVNLHRKLRKMAADTGLHTLAVLSDCAVFAAPGPSALDILTRPDHTLTTSLRLGVSPGMVKFEGSRPMSEITELIADQANPARHIKTGGIVSADE is encoded by the coding sequence ATGAGTGACGACCTGTTTGCGGCGATCGACGCGCTGCTGGAGCGGCCCAGGCCAGCGGACGACCTGCCGGTGCCCGCCGAGCGGGAGCGCCTGCGCAAGGCCGCCGAGTACACCCAGGAGGACCTGGCGAAGGCGCTGAAGACCCGCCGGGAGACGATCGTGCGATGGGAGGCCGGGACGACCGACCCGCGCCCGCCCAAACGCGAGGTCTACATCGCCTTCCTGGCGACGCTGGCGCTCCAGCACGGCACGGTGGAGCCCACCGAGTGGCTGCACCGCGCCCAGGCCGCCGGCCTCGTGCGAGCCGCCCGCAAAGCCGCGCCCCTTCCGGATACGGCCGAGGCCCCGGCACCGGCCGACACTACGCGGGAGACACCGGCTCCGGTAGCCGTTGCCGCTCCGGCAGCGCCGGTGTCGAAGACGGCCACCGCCCCGGTGTCCGAGCCGCCGGCCCCCACAGCGCAGCTGGTGATGCTGGACCAGAACCCGGACGGCTCGCTGCTGATGGCCGCGCCCGCGCCGTGCGTACAGTGCGGGCAGCCGTCGGTCTACCGTGCGCAGGGCCATCCGATGCACCTGGGCGGGTTCTGCCGCCCCGCCGCCGCCCCTGCCGCCATGCAGCCCGCGCCTGTCGCCGTGCCCGCGGCCCCGGCGGCAGCCCCTGCCGCCGCCGTGGGGGCGCCGGTGGCCGCTCCCCGCCGTACCGCCCCTGCGACCGGCCCGGCCGCTGCGCCCCGCCGTACCGCGTCGTCGCGTCCGGTCGTTTCGTCGCGGGCGCGTAAGGCTCCGGCGAAGACGGCTGCGGCGGCTGAGGGTCCGTCGGACTGGGAGGCGGCTGCGGCGGCGCGGTTCCCGGCAGGTCCGCTCGCGGTGCTCGACGTTGCCCCGGACGGCAAGTCGTTCGTCGCCTACCTCGCCGACGGCACCCAGGCACCCACCGCTCCGGCCGGCCGTACCTTGGCGGCGGTGGTGGAGTGGGCGCTGGAGCAGAGGTTCGGCTCGCCGCGGCTGCACCGGCACGGAAAGGACGGCGACGCCCTCGTCGTCCTCACCGACGCCGCCCTCGCGGAGCTCGGCCTGCCCCCGCTCGGGCGGGACGAGAAGACTGAGTTCGTCCAGCGTCTCGGCCGGCTGCCGAAGACCCACAAGGCCGTCAAGCAGATCGAGAAGGCCGGCTGGCTGCTCACCCAGCGAGGCCTCGGCCCGTGGGCGCGGATCTACCGCACCCCGGAGGACGGCCGCCGCCAGTGCGTGCAGTTGTCCATCCCGGCCTGGGGCGCCCTCGCCTCCGGCGGCTGGACCATCCCCGACGACCTCGGCGCCGCCGACCTGGCCCGCCTGCTCGGCACCTACGCCATCCGGGTCCTCACCCCGCGCGGCTCCACCGCCGTGAGCGGCCTGGAACTGGTCACCGCGCTGCGCCCGCCGACCCGCGCGGTGCGCACCGACACGGGTTGGACGTCAGGCCGGGTGGAGGGCTCCCGCCCGAAGGACGGGTTCGATCCGGCGCCGCCGGAGGTCCCGGACGTCCACCCGCTCGCCCAGGACCGCGAGGAGGGCGGCGAGCTGGTCACCGAGGCGTGGGACTGGCACCGCGAGCCGACCGACGCGGAGAAGGCCGCGCCGTTCGCGGTCGGCCTCGACGTCAACATGGCCTTCCTCGCCGCGGCCGGACGCCTGGTCCTGCCACTGTCGGGGCCGGTCCACGAGCTGAACCCGGCCTTCGACCCCAAGACACCCGGCTCCTGGCTGGTGGACCTGTCCGGCGTAGAGACGAACCCGCTGCTCCCCTCGCCGTTCACCGCCGACGGCTCCCGCCCGACCGGGCCGGCTTGGTACTCCACGGCGAAGGTCGCCTACGCGATGGAGCTCGGCGCCAAGGTCCAGCCCACCGAAGGGTGGCTGCGCCACGAGAGCGGCCCCTACCTCGACCCGTGGCACAAGCGCCTGCGCCAGGCCTACGTCGACACCATGGCCGCCCTCGGCGTCCCGCTCACCCTCGCCGACACCGACCCGCTCGCCTTCCTCGACGCCATGGCCGCCATCAAGCAGGGTGACCCGGCCGAGGTCGCGGTACTGACCGCCATCAAGCAGACCGCCAAGGGCACCATCGGCAAAATGCGCGAACGCCCCCGCGGCCACGGCTACAAGCCCGGCGAGCGCTGGGCCGCCCTCGACCGACCGACCTGGGACCCGCTCATGCGCGCCCTCGTCATCGACACCGCCACCGTCAACCTCCACCGCAAACTCCGCAAAATGGCCGCCGACACCGGCCTCCACACCCTCGCCGTCCTCTCCGACTGCGCCGTCTTCGCCGCCCCCGGCCCCAGCGCCCTCGACATCCTCACCCGCCCCGACCACACCCTCACCACCTCGCTGCGCCTGGGTGTCAGCCCGGGGATGGTCAAGTTCGAGGGCAGCAGGCCGATGAGCGAGATCACCGAGCTGATCGCCGACCAGGCCAACCCGGCCCGGCACATCAAGACCGGCGGCATCGTCTCCGCCGACGAGTAG
- a CDS encoding XRE family transcriptional regulator, giving the protein MGEIDEGLERAERTRPIPVHLSTRVKFLWEKVAKEDTKALAKAAGISVRTAQRWARALKEGEQPVMTKANEKKVEQVVCAKWQPKVRRRVRRDAEKNGFMLHISGTFGYSAAGGSTDDPRSRTITQKMPGDIAKKLYAARDAGATQAQQERILAEGLREHYFKDNGHRARGLDVELNDIAWLDVEL; this is encoded by the coding sequence ATGGGGGAGATCGACGAGGGCCTGGAGCGCGCGGAGCGCACCCGCCCGATCCCGGTGCACCTGAGCACCCGGGTGAAGTTCCTGTGGGAGAAGGTCGCCAAGGAGGACACCAAGGCCCTGGCCAAGGCCGCCGGCATCTCGGTGCGCACCGCCCAGCGCTGGGCCCGGGCGCTGAAGGAGGGCGAGCAGCCCGTGATGACCAAGGCCAACGAGAAGAAGGTGGAGCAGGTCGTCTGCGCGAAGTGGCAGCCCAAGGTCCGCCGGCGGGTACGCCGCGACGCGGAGAAGAACGGCTTCATGCTCCACATCAGCGGCACCTTCGGCTACAGCGCGGCCGGCGGCTCCACCGACGACCCCCGCTCCCGCACGATCACCCAGAAGATGCCCGGCGACATCGCCAAGAAGCTGTACGCGGCCCGCGACGCCGGAGCGACCCAGGCCCAGCAGGAGCGGATCCTCGCCGAAGGCCTGCGCGAGCACTACTTCAAGGACAACGGCCACCGCGCCCGGGGACTGGACGTCGAGCTGAACGACATCGCCTGGCTGGACGTCGAACTGTAG
- a CDS encoding tetratricopeptide repeat protein, which produces MTSQPRRTYSNATVAGLMTLAGGACYWPDCGEPILRMVGGEPMLNLEIAHIRALEKGGCRFDPSRTVRERNSFVNLLLMCKPHHKTIDGPRSAEYPVELLEKWKHDREAEGLGALAGLREVTEASLQAMFTDVRDDLLTRMDHAAATGTAILARLDVRTDFPTGLSTLSPRARQSAQDLVGAWPAIEQAVGLLHSNRENRRALLRQWASSLPGWAEQAPADAFGWLGQLASDYDAHQAAAVFFRRCIDDGGFPRDQWVVLVAQQYMADGEDQEARAFLAANTDPGSPPLLATTALCDSDWNAALSHIASWQPDTETTRVLKAAVEATALTNTGQDDAALACLRAADPNGTLSGVQLTIAQILLGRADRRRGDQWLTEVREAFSLAIKARDSRRSWFGDSVEPIVVAVQAAQACGDIATAWDLMQEQPEGQATAREARDVRLLEYRALLAALTGRTDEARHLQGQIDSPYVKAQITALTLERESGDQVQVPQLQAAWQAVWDTATTEQGQLHAAMGLAECGVEPAGLHDLEAAHLERVAEIRLIARASRSSATGDLTVLRANVTKSPIFVILLAQHYQVTGEREQRARTLRSGAQHWRDASLMAMAAKAYRQADRPGMTRDCARDALELGGPDWPSQSKSEMYALLVEAEFAEGNPDRAAAAARSMLALNPHDHDALWALARCHVARGMTEDAWNVLVDQGTPIEPRTEHEALLWVALGVRYSDDANFVGQALTLMRRWPDDEELLGGFITTLHASAAGTQERWSEEDGEQLREATERYLERFPGSSQFRAVQLGPDSDPLANLADDLRQAFENTREVRDKVASGDLPLGILTWVVGRTYTEVSLRRAAGFVYARDAMADAAGAEAVTAAQSVRAVIDPTVAHTLALLDPRLAEILIGFPDGVVTTDQLFQDALQAKESLALQSDLTIVWDAEGQHPGVRSEDEGELEWYRSTAGRVLEILRSTARVPHPELRSFPLPAHRRGQWLTALDHAKEHGLVLWTDDRVLRSLAHSSEVPTFGTLDLLNAATVSGQLSTDEVLLAKAELLRHYYADIDFSHDLYTAAALADGWRAKAVAEALSRPQAWTEPQPVASFVLGCITHISEQYPQDIAQWLAKASNGLAKASAPGAVNQNLKVLAWHTLTQPWVTASSLPFALAGLRHGIAARDDVGTPLEDALTQFYAALVAELGHKLAASWLMRLFDLAPDTEKTIAARVVLTHQGS; this is translated from the coding sequence GTGACTTCGCAGCCGCGCCGTACCTACAGCAACGCGACGGTCGCCGGGTTGATGACGCTGGCAGGCGGCGCGTGTTACTGGCCTGATTGCGGTGAGCCGATCCTTCGCATGGTGGGTGGGGAGCCGATGCTCAACCTGGAGATCGCCCACATCCGTGCGCTCGAGAAGGGCGGCTGCCGCTTCGATCCGTCTCGGACAGTCAGGGAACGCAACAGCTTCGTCAACCTGCTCCTGATGTGTAAGCCGCACCACAAGACGATTGACGGTCCTCGGAGTGCCGAGTACCCGGTGGAACTGCTGGAGAAGTGGAAGCACGACCGGGAGGCCGAAGGACTGGGTGCGCTGGCAGGCCTGCGGGAGGTTACTGAGGCGAGCCTGCAGGCGATGTTCACGGACGTTCGCGACGACCTCCTCACCCGAATGGATCACGCTGCTGCCACCGGCACCGCGATCCTTGCCCGGCTGGATGTACGAACGGACTTCCCGACGGGCTTGTCGACCTTGAGCCCCCGCGCGCGGCAGAGTGCGCAGGATTTGGTGGGCGCATGGCCTGCGATCGAGCAGGCAGTGGGGCTTCTGCACAGCAACCGGGAGAACCGTAGGGCGCTTCTGCGGCAGTGGGCCAGCAGCCTGCCGGGCTGGGCGGAGCAGGCACCTGCAGACGCTTTCGGCTGGCTGGGCCAGCTCGCCTCGGACTACGACGCCCACCAGGCGGCGGCCGTGTTTTTCCGGCGGTGCATCGACGATGGCGGATTTCCACGGGACCAGTGGGTCGTGCTGGTTGCGCAGCAGTACATGGCGGACGGAGAAGACCAGGAGGCTCGGGCGTTCCTGGCCGCCAACACCGACCCCGGATCCCCGCCGCTCCTTGCCACGACTGCGCTCTGCGACTCTGACTGGAACGCGGCCTTGAGCCACATCGCGTCATGGCAACCCGATACCGAGACCACCCGCGTACTGAAAGCCGCGGTGGAAGCGACCGCCCTCACAAACACGGGGCAGGACGATGCGGCCCTGGCTTGCCTGCGTGCCGCGGATCCGAACGGCACCTTGTCTGGGGTCCAGCTGACGATCGCCCAGATACTTCTGGGGCGCGCAGACCGCAGACGCGGCGACCAGTGGCTGACGGAGGTTCGGGAGGCTTTTTCGCTCGCGATCAAGGCGCGCGACAGCCGGCGCTCGTGGTTCGGCGACAGCGTGGAGCCCATCGTGGTCGCCGTGCAGGCAGCACAGGCGTGCGGTGACATCGCCACCGCATGGGATCTGATGCAGGAACAGCCCGAGGGTCAGGCCACCGCTCGTGAGGCGCGCGATGTCCGCCTGCTTGAGTACAGGGCTTTGCTGGCAGCGCTCACCGGACGGACGGACGAAGCCAGGCACCTCCAGGGCCAGATCGACAGCCCGTACGTCAAAGCGCAGATCACAGCGCTCACCCTGGAGCGGGAGAGCGGCGACCAGGTGCAGGTTCCGCAGCTCCAGGCTGCCTGGCAGGCTGTATGGGACACGGCTACCACTGAGCAGGGGCAGCTTCACGCCGCGATGGGCTTGGCCGAGTGCGGAGTGGAGCCTGCCGGCCTTCACGACCTCGAAGCGGCCCACCTTGAGCGGGTCGCCGAAATCCGGCTCATCGCCCGGGCGTCGAGGTCCAGCGCCACCGGTGACCTCACCGTCCTTCGCGCCAACGTCACCAAGAGCCCAATCTTCGTGATTCTGCTGGCGCAGCACTACCAGGTCACCGGTGAGCGGGAACAGCGGGCACGTACCCTGCGCTCGGGCGCCCAGCACTGGCGGGACGCCTCCCTGATGGCCATGGCGGCCAAGGCATACCGGCAGGCCGATAGGCCGGGGATGACAAGGGACTGCGCGCGGGACGCGCTGGAGCTGGGCGGCCCCGATTGGCCTTCCCAGAGCAAGAGCGAGATGTACGCGCTCCTGGTCGAGGCGGAGTTCGCAGAAGGCAACCCCGATCGAGCCGCTGCCGCGGCGCGCAGCATGCTCGCACTCAACCCGCATGACCACGACGCCCTGTGGGCACTGGCCCGCTGCCACGTGGCCCGCGGCATGACCGAGGACGCCTGGAACGTACTGGTCGATCAAGGAACGCCCATCGAGCCCCGCACCGAACACGAGGCCCTGCTGTGGGTTGCCCTGGGGGTGAGGTACTCCGACGACGCGAACTTCGTAGGCCAGGCTCTGACGTTGATGCGGCGTTGGCCCGATGACGAGGAGCTTCTCGGCGGCTTCATCACGACACTGCACGCGAGCGCGGCCGGCACCCAGGAGCGCTGGAGCGAGGAGGACGGCGAGCAACTGAGGGAAGCCACCGAGCGCTACCTGGAACGCTTCCCTGGCAGCTCCCAGTTCCGGGCCGTGCAACTGGGCCCTGACAGTGATCCACTGGCCAACCTTGCCGACGATCTGAGGCAGGCATTCGAGAACACCCGAGAGGTCCGGGACAAGGTTGCCAGCGGCGACCTTCCTCTGGGCATCCTGACGTGGGTGGTGGGCCGCACCTACACTGAGGTCAGTCTGCGCCGTGCCGCTGGCTTCGTGTATGCCCGCGACGCCATGGCCGATGCCGCAGGTGCCGAAGCAGTCACTGCGGCCCAGAGCGTACGTGCCGTCATCGATCCGACTGTCGCGCACACTCTGGCGCTGCTGGACCCTCGGCTGGCCGAGATCCTGATCGGATTCCCCGATGGAGTCGTCACCACCGATCAGCTGTTCCAGGACGCGCTGCAGGCGAAGGAGTCACTGGCCCTGCAGTCAGACCTCACGATCGTCTGGGATGCCGAAGGTCAGCATCCGGGCGTTCGTTCCGAGGATGAGGGCGAGCTGGAGTGGTACCGCTCCACTGCAGGCCGCGTGCTCGAGATCCTCAGGTCGACTGCCAGGGTTCCGCATCCGGAACTGCGAAGCTTCCCGCTCCCCGCACACCGCAGAGGGCAGTGGCTCACCGCACTCGACCACGCGAAGGAACACGGGCTGGTCCTGTGGACCGACGACCGAGTGCTGCGCTCCCTTGCACACTCCAGCGAGGTCCCTACGTTCGGAACCCTTGACCTCCTCAACGCGGCGACAGTATCAGGCCAGCTCAGCACCGACGAGGTCCTGCTCGCCAAGGCAGAACTCCTGCGCCACTACTACGCCGACATCGACTTCTCCCATGACCTCTACACCGCAGCCGCCCTCGCGGACGGCTGGCGCGCGAAGGCCGTCGCGGAAGCGCTGTCCCGCCCACAGGCATGGACCGAGCCGCAACCGGTGGCCTCGTTCGTTCTCGGCTGCATCACCCACATCAGTGAGCAATACCCGCAGGACATTGCCCAATGGCTGGCCAAGGCATCCAACGGCCTGGCGAAGGCGTCGGCACCTGGGGCTGTCAACCAGAACCTCAAGGTGCTGGCCTGGCACACCCTGACGCAGCCATGGGTCACCGCTTCTTCGCTTCCGTTCGCCCTTGCTGGGCTCCGCCACGGGATCGCCGCTCGCGATGACGTGGGGACGCCGCTGGAAGACGCGCTCACCCAGTTCTACGCTGCGCTGGTCGCCGAACTGGGCCACAAGCTGGCGGCCAGTTGGCTCATGAGGCTATTCGACCTCGCTCCCGACACTGAGAAGACCATCGCCGCCCGTGTTGTGCTGACACACCAAGGAAGCTGA
- a CDS encoding RNA polymerase sigma factor — protein sequence MHRQAQPLITGIDAGTTDLEVGVSVAAAVLELSGAKFDVIILRYLNRSSVERTARAMGIDENTVRSLASQAKAKIRARLAPRRLLHLDTAKDDQE from the coding sequence GTGCACCGGCAGGCGCAGCCTCTGATCACTGGTATCGACGCCGGCACCACCGACCTTGAGGTCGGCGTCTCCGTCGCGGCCGCGGTCCTGGAGCTGTCCGGCGCCAAGTTCGACGTCATCATCCTGCGCTACCTCAACCGCTCCAGCGTCGAGCGCACCGCCCGAGCGATGGGCATCGACGAGAACACCGTCCGTTCCCTCGCCTCCCAGGCCAAGGCGAAGATTCGAGCCCGGCTCGCCCCGCGCCGCCTGCTGCACCTCGACACCGCCAAGGACGACCAGGAGTGA
- a CDS encoding PIN domain-containing protein → MRLNPGISLQYAEDAIRNAVAVWETACGAQDYFRAFTDAVEKTFPTLECAFAVPDLAAGLRSPAYWHLLQLGSPQTVIAACGFPLPSAPERVQAEYAARNKALSAEIERQHQTMKHALAELTGLKELAQRPGLPVVYDTNMLNHWAQPGDVRWRQVLKSEGVEAKLVRLVVPLKVIDELDRQKYGDGALAKKAATAIRYLENALRGAAPGTPVDLRPGEATLEVWNDSDHRDTDADLAILRCAADIAALHPQTGVRVLTDDTGMRLRAHHLGLATLRLPEAYRKKGTAMDTVGEQT, encoded by the coding sequence ATGCGACTCAATCCAGGCATCTCCTTGCAGTACGCCGAGGACGCCATCCGCAACGCCGTCGCCGTGTGGGAAACCGCCTGCGGCGCGCAGGACTACTTCCGGGCCTTCACCGACGCTGTCGAGAAGACCTTCCCGACGCTGGAGTGCGCCTTCGCCGTACCGGACCTGGCCGCTGGCCTGCGCTCCCCGGCGTACTGGCACCTCCTCCAACTCGGCAGCCCCCAGACGGTCATCGCCGCCTGCGGCTTCCCGCTGCCCTCCGCCCCGGAGCGCGTGCAGGCGGAGTACGCCGCCCGGAACAAAGCCCTGTCCGCCGAGATCGAGCGCCAGCACCAGACCATGAAGCACGCCCTCGCCGAGCTGACTGGGTTGAAGGAACTCGCCCAGCGCCCGGGCCTGCCCGTCGTCTACGACACCAACATGCTCAACCACTGGGCACAGCCCGGGGACGTGCGCTGGCGCCAGGTCCTCAAGAGCGAGGGGGTGGAGGCGAAGCTGGTGCGGCTGGTGGTCCCGCTGAAAGTGATCGACGAACTGGACCGGCAGAAGTACGGCGACGGTGCCCTCGCAAAGAAGGCCGCCACCGCGATTCGCTACCTAGAAAACGCCCTCCGCGGCGCCGCGCCCGGCACCCCGGTCGACCTCCGCCCCGGCGAAGCCACCCTGGAAGTGTGGAACGACAGCGACCACCGTGACACCGACGCCGACCTCGCCATCCTGCGCTGCGCCGCCGACATCGCCGCTCTCCACCCCCAGACCGGCGTCCGCGTCCTGACCGACGACACCGGCATGCGCCTGCGCGCCCACCACCTCGGACTCGCCACGCTGCGCCTGCCGGAGGCGTACCGCAAGAAGGGCACCGCGATGGACACGGTCGGCGAGCAGACCTGA
- a CDS encoding PAS domain S-box protein, whose protein sequence is MLEKRTGQPPERHEPEVEALTGFLNQLFIALAISITRYAARVRRDKGTISRYLNGHRIAPRPFIDELLKELADLTGNPVTDDVRAQAYELRLQALQVRNPARYELEQLRDLLGAAERELKLADVRERALLQALKGAEDQTREAEQRYRQLESDWALAHYASSSAELDVYVQTDGAHGLGDEIRGLKAELEALRIELSRAQALKHDAEEKCLRLEARLLAAEATLQTERTYTRKSASAELERAQAEAQPDPQVLQRAIADLNAASSLAGTLQATVEGAVHVLEFDVAVVHLVRPADGDLVVAAIWELEDSGENGPAVLLGQVGARESWDRMLNVSDHWGTLRFLPHDRAGAIDTDVPTWTGDGPLPVFTNDWHPHDFLFAPMYSASGDLLGVLSVDQPHSGKHPGTHTRTALESFALQSSIAIGNARLRAEMQRALARLEKEQQSLRASEEGFRQAFEYAPSGMAITELHGGGNGQLTRVNDALCRLLGRPRALLRQQSFADLVHPEDLALLQRTSAEAGMAEVRLSRRDGSYQQVRLRHSIVRDAAKGPAFLMTVVEDLHHYSQR, encoded by the coding sequence GTGCTGGAAAAGCGGACCGGGCAACCACCCGAACGCCACGAACCCGAAGTCGAGGCCCTCACCGGCTTCCTCAACCAGCTTTTCATCGCCCTCGCCATCTCCATCACCCGCTACGCCGCCCGCGTCCGGCGCGACAAGGGCACGATCTCCCGCTACCTCAACGGACACCGCATCGCACCCCGGCCCTTCATCGACGAGCTCCTGAAGGAACTCGCAGACCTCACCGGCAACCCCGTCACCGACGACGTCCGCGCCCAGGCATACGAGCTACGCCTTCAGGCGTTGCAGGTCCGCAACCCCGCCCGGTACGAACTCGAACAGCTCAGGGACCTCCTCGGTGCTGCCGAACGCGAACTCAAACTCGCAGATGTCCGTGAACGCGCCCTGCTCCAAGCGCTCAAAGGAGCGGAGGATCAGACCCGTGAGGCGGAACAGCGCTACCGCCAGCTGGAGAGTGACTGGGCCCTTGCCCACTACGCCTCCAGCTCCGCCGAACTGGATGTCTATGTCCAGACCGACGGAGCGCACGGGCTCGGGGATGAGATCCGCGGCCTCAAGGCCGAACTGGAGGCACTTCGGATCGAGCTGTCCCGCGCCCAGGCACTCAAGCACGATGCGGAGGAGAAGTGCCTGCGGCTGGAAGCCCGCCTCCTGGCTGCGGAAGCCACCCTGCAGACGGAGCGCACCTACACGCGTAAGAGCGCATCCGCGGAACTGGAACGAGCTCAAGCCGAGGCCCAACCGGACCCCCAGGTACTGCAACGCGCCATCGCTGATCTCAACGCGGCGAGCAGCCTGGCCGGCACGCTGCAGGCGACCGTCGAGGGGGCCGTGCACGTGCTCGAGTTCGACGTGGCCGTGGTGCACCTGGTGCGGCCCGCCGACGGCGATCTGGTGGTGGCCGCCATCTGGGAGCTCGAGGACAGCGGCGAGAACGGCCCGGCGGTGCTGCTCGGCCAGGTCGGCGCCCGGGAGTCCTGGGACCGCATGCTGAACGTCAGCGACCACTGGGGCACCCTGCGCTTCCTACCCCATGACCGGGCCGGGGCGATCGACACCGACGTCCCGACCTGGACGGGCGACGGACCGCTTCCCGTCTTCACCAATGACTGGCACCCGCACGACTTCCTCTTCGCCCCCATGTACAGCGCCAGCGGCGACCTGCTCGGCGTGCTCTCCGTCGACCAGCCGCACAGCGGCAAACACCCCGGTACCCACACCCGCACCGCACTCGAATCCTTCGCCCTGCAGTCGTCCATCGCCATCGGCAACGCCCGGCTACGGGCTGAGATGCAGCGCGCGCTGGCCCGGCTGGAGAAGGAGCAGCAGTCGCTGCGGGCCAGCGAGGAGGGCTTCCGGCAGGCTTTCGAGTACGCGCCGAGCGGCATGGCGATCACCGAGCTGCACGGTGGCGGGAACGGCCAGCTGACCCGCGTCAACGACGCGCTCTGCCGCCTGCTCGGCCGGCCGCGGGCCCTCCTGCGGCAGCAGAGCTTCGCCGACCTCGTCCACCCCGAGGACCTCGCCCTGCTGCAACGCACGAGCGCCGAGGCCGGCATGGCCGAAGTCCGGCTCTCCCGCCGCGACGGCAGCTACCAGCAAGTCCGCTTGCGCCACTCCATCGTCAGGGACGCAGCCAAGGGGCCAGCCTTCCTGATGACCGTCGTAGAGGATCTCCACCACTACAGCCAGAGGTAG